The sequence below is a genomic window from Pseudorca crassidens isolate mPseCra1 chromosome 7, mPseCra1.hap1, whole genome shotgun sequence.
AGAGCTCCAGCCTGGGCATTAGGAGACCTGGGCTCTAGCTCACGTCACTACTTACTAACCGTAAGCACTTCAGCAAGTCCTGGTCCTtccctgggcctcaatttcctttctGGGAAGTGGGGCTAAGTGCCCTGTGGGCCCAGGCTAGCTCTCAGGGTGAATGTAAGAACTCTGCCTTCCCCCCTCCCAACCCCCGCCGTCCGGAGTCTGTTACCTGAGGTGGGTTCTGCTGACGTGGGGGGAGTCTGAGCTTGTAGAATTCTGGTCTGTCTCTTCAATGAGCTGCTGGCTGGTGGAGATGGACAGGCTTGTCAGGGCCTGGTGGAGCAGCCTGGCTTTGCCAACCTTGATGCCTTCATACAACACAGCCAGGAGCAAGACGACCAACACCGAAAGGGCCATGCCTGTCAAAGGAGGCTGGGTTACAGAGGCCCAGCCAGGCAAGCACAGCTCCTCTTCTGCCAGCTTACCCGGGGAACTGGCACAGGAGGCAAAAGGGTACCTCCCCCAGCCACTGTGAATccattccttctccctccctctctcatctTCTTCCCCACCCTTGCTGGGCTCAGAACTTCCTGTTGCTTTCCCCCTCCAGCCCTTTCTTGATGGGGGTGGCCTACTGGAGTGTGGCTTTGAGATCACGAAGAGAAGCTTCCCGGCAAAGCTGGGGGCCggtgccgggggtgggggggatcgGCGGGAGCATGGTGAGGGGCTTGGTGGGGGGAGAAGCCATCTGTGCCCCACTGCTCCAGCTGCGCCCCAGCAGGCAGCCCAAGTCTCTGTGCTGACTTCTTGTTAAGGAAGAAGCATGTATAGCAAGTTCCTGTTTACGTGTGCATATACAGAAAAGTCTGGAAGGAAGGAGATACGATAAAGGAGTCATAATTATCTCAGCAAATTAGGAtacagttttttattttctgttcaccGAATTTCCCTAAGTTTCTACTGTGTACTACTTTTGTAATAGTGGGAAGAAACCAGctattttacagaaaacattAAGTGCTTACTAGAACTGCTGTGTAAAATTAACTGCTAATTGCTACTTCT
It includes:
- the SLC31A2 gene encoding protein SLC31A2 isoform X1 yields the protein MHFIFSDEVVLLFDFWSVHSPADDFLLEAPQNTIAGPLISTETWAACWGAAGAVGHRWLLPPPSPSPCSRRSPPPPAPAPSFAGKLLFVISKPHSSMALSVLVVLLLAVLYEGIKVGKARLLHQALTSLSISTSQQLIEETDQNSTSSDSPHVSRTHLRWFLCHFGQSLLHVAQVVIGYFMMLAVMSYNTWIFFGVVLGSGVGYYLAYPLLSMT
- the SLC31A2 gene encoding protein SLC31A2 isoform X4 — translated: MALSVLVVLLLAVLYEGIKVGKARLLHQALTSLSISTSQQLIEETDQNSTSSDSPHVSRTHLRWFLCHFGQSLLHVAQVVIGYFMMLAVMSYNTWIFFGVVLGSGVGYYLAYPLLSMT